The genome window GGCGGAGCTTTGAACAGGTTAGCGTATGATTAGTTAGAGTTTGTAAGTAACGTTAGCGCGTTAAACTAAAACGTTAGCTCAAGGTGTTTGTGAATGGCTGTAGCTAACTGTCACTAGCTAACAGTGATGTCTTCGTCGTGGACAGTGCGTCAGGGACAGACAGGAGACCTAAGAAACCAGAGCAAAGAGGAGCTCAAAGAACTGCTCCTGCGACAGGAGAAGATATTCTCTAACAAGTAAGCTCACACTATTAGCCCCAGTTTGTTCCTcccttgtatttatttatttattaatttattatacCAAAGATAGCTAAAACTGGGGCTAAGGCAATGTTTCGCTGACGTAGTTTGATATTGTAGTAAGAGTATGAGAGAAGAGACGTGGTGACTTAAGCGCACAAATAAGTTTTATTTAATGAGAGCTGCCCCACCTTGCCAGAAGCTACACTGATGTGATGTTACTCATCAGAAAGTTACAGGATGCTTTCCCCACCCACAACATGTGTGTACATATTATTGTGTTAAtatagtatgtgtgtgaatatatGTAGTAGCCTATATGTGTTACACATCTACAAATTAACAAGTTATCTCAGTATTcaataaaatgaactgaaacagTGTTATATAAACACAAGGCTCTGTCGTATGTTAATGAACTGATTGGTGGTAACAAGTTTATTTCCGTCATATTTGGACTAGCTGATGGCAAAAATGCTTCTAAAAGAAAACAGTGCAAAGCTTTACTATGTTTATGATGCAGAGCCTATACTGTACAACCATGctgcaaaatgaaaacaacacgCAAAAGCTGATTTATTATCTCTCTCTAAAATAGAGTTTTGTTTAATGTGCTATAAAGtttaggatgttttttttcatagaaaTGTACACATAGATGTCAGCATATAAAACAGTTTTAATCTGACTAAAATGTCAAGGGTAAAATCCTATGGCCAACTGTTATTGTTATACAGCAGTAATAGCTCAGATAGTAGAATATAAAATACTAGTATgattaatataaaacaatattggATGCAACGTCACATTATTTAAGCCAAAAtacagtgaaaaagaaaaaagctgaatGAATAATATAAGAAACATAACAAATGCAGAGCATTTCATTTCAGTGAATGGTTTCATGAATGAGAAAATGGCAAATGCTATGTTAACCCAACTGAACACTTATAGCAAAATCAATctgaatctatctatctatctatctatctatctttctatctatctatctatctatctatctatctatcctaccCATAACGTTTAATCTTGGTTTGTTTGTCTCCCATCTGTATCTTGATGATTGTTTTGAATAAAGCATCAAATAAtgcatttgtgttgtttgtaGGAGGTTTTTACAGAGTCTTCCTGACAAAgggaaaaagataaaagaattTGCGGAGAAAGTGCGCCTTGCCATTGCACACAACgatgaagaggagaggagacagagcTTGGTGTCGGCTGCCAGGGCAGAGTTACACTTCAAGTATCAGCAGACTTTCACTTTGCAACAACGTGTTATTCCCGACACACCAGCATCCTTAAACCAAGAGGGACAAGGTGAGGCTGCAGCAGGCAATGCAGTACAGGAGATGGCGACCTCACCTGTCTCAACTCATGTgcatgaaaacaacattttggagcaaaagaACCAGTTTGTCTCCAGAGTGGCGGCTGGTGAAACCAtggagatggctgctgctgggGCCTCTCTGAACTCTGATCAGACAAAAGAGGGTGACCTTGTGGAGGCCTTGGAAAGGGTCAGACTGTCTGAAAGTAATACTGGTTTCGGTAGCAAGTGCAAAGACCCATTTAACAGCACAGCAGGAGACAATTACTTTCTCAAAAAGCAGATACCAAAAAAGCCTCACTATGTATCCATAATGGAAAGAACAGAGAAGACTTCAGCTCTCCGGAAGCCACAATTCAAACCAAATCAGTGAGTggactttgatttttttaatgatatgaTGATTACTTTTGCATACATTTATTCCAAAAATACATACGTAATGATGTAATGTGTGtcaattaactttcttttttatattttgtttaattgtaaATAACATCTTTATAATCTTCCTAACTGTGTTTTCAGGCTGCCCCAAAGAAGTGACATCTCGCCATCAGGATCCTCGTCACCCAGCCAGTCTTCTGAAAGCTCATCATCTCTCTCTGCGGAGGCCAGAAAGGAGCGGGACAGAAAGCACCTGGATGACATCACTGCAGCTAGACTCCCTCTTCTTCACTACAGTCCGGCTCAGCTTTTGTCTCTGGACGAGTCGGCCATCCTCCTGAAGGAACAAGCAAAGAAACAGCAGGTAAGTGCAGCCAAATCTTCCACATTTGCActgctacgttttggtttaaaatatcttttgctatgtttATGCCTCATGTCTGCACTACTGCAGTTTCAGAGCCTCTAAGCCTGCATTCATACTACCTGCGTTGGCCGTCAGACAATGCAGTAATAATGCAGGTCTACCCATTCCTTTAAGAAGGTTAAAAACACTACAAAGGTAAAAAACGAAACAAGTACTTAACTGCACAGCAATTTGAGtaacagctgactgtttcctGCAACAAAGCACAGTCCCTCGGGCTTTCTCTCTTACTTCTTTTTCGTCTTTTTCTTCATGAAATGAAGCTGCCATCAAAAATGACAAGATCTATAAACAATCTGATGGAAAACAGTAATTGTGCTTGTTGAagcttgttttattgttcactgTTAACTTACTTTACATTGTCTTTGCTATCTCTTTTTCTTGATTTTCCCTCAAAGCTGCACTCATGCGATACTCGCACTGACTCCGCTCACCTCACCTTAAGATATGCTGTTTGGGCGTGTTAGTCTAAACTGAGAAtatttctgctgctgtagctaAAACTCTTGTGTGCACAAAGATTGTTTTGTGGCTCAAAACACTGCTTTAAAACCAAAATGGAGCAGTGTAAGTGTAGCCTGACAGGGTCAGAAATGTTCACTTGCCAGAATCAAATTTTGACATTAACTAAATAAAGTTCATACTATGCTGGGTAATAATATTTTGAGGCAACAGTATTTATTTTCCTTGGTTTCAATTGGCTATGTTGAATTACAAATATTTGACGGGAGTTCAGACCAAAAACAGCCTGAACAGCATGAAATTATGATCCAGGAAATCCAGTTTGAGTAACagtaacaatacatttttttttaggtatgCGACGCTTGTCTAAGTAATTACCAGAAATGTGCACTTGCTCATATTTGATTGTTCACCACAACGCCTTGACAGATGCCATTGCACTGTGGTCTAACAAAAGTAGTGCATGTTCCACTATTTTGCTGGATCCTGCTTTATTTAGTGCTGCGTTTTATCACAGAGTGCCAAAGTAGTTATGAACATGGCcttattttaaacaataaaaaaacttttaaaaaatacaaaaacttaagTTTTTCTGTGAAACTCAAACAAATTGAGTTTATACAATGGCCACTACTATGTGGCagtgattaaaaataaatccaagcATGAATTGTATTAAAGTCCTAATCAGAGCGCTCATCAGCTTTAGAGTGCAGCGTTCAGGCTGTGGATCACTTCACATCCAAAGTACAGACTTCAGAGCCAAACGTCAGACAGTGGGCTGTTGTCAACTTACAGAGGCCTGTTAAGCTTATTATCAGTCCTACTTTTATTAAGGGTTTAATAGCTATGGGTGTGCAGCTTTATAATAATGTGCTTGTTTTCTGTTTACCAGCCTATTCATGTCagttttttctctgtgtttaaTTTCAGGAGTTGCAGGCCAAGCTGGCTTCCCAGAAACTGTCTGACGGATTGAAGATCTCTATGGGGAGCTACACTCCTGACAGTGGCCCCATGGCTGCCTACAGAGAGGATCACGATGAAGGATCCCAGCTCTCCTCAGAGGAGGACTGATCCTGGAAGGCCGGAGCAGGGGAAACCAGTGTGAGCTTGGCCCTAAGGGAAACAGGCTTTGGACCTTGCAATAAGTATCCATCAAACAGGGTTTTCATTCCAAAGACAAGAATTCTTAAGATAGGAAAAGTGTCTTTGCACCATGTGAAGGCATAGTTGGTATCCCAGACTCAGCTCAGGAAATGGCAGGTTGAGAAACTAGCTCACTTAATTGTCATTCTGTTTGTATTGGGTTTGTGTCAGTGTCCTGCAGTAATTCTAATACCTGCTGTTGACTAGGTGTCTTAAATGCTACATTTGAGGAATGTATCATGAGGGCAATGTTTCTTATCAGTATACTGATGCTGATGACATCAGGGAATTCTGGGCCTGAAAAGTATTGAATGTTGAAATATCTATTTTAGTGTGTTAATATTGGCACTCAAAGATCATCAGCAGGTGGAGCCGACTGTTTTGGCACAAATGTACAAAGGACTGTTTACAGCTTCAAAATAGCTGTGTCAGATTTAATTATTACAGAATTCAATAAATGCGTCTGATTTCTCAaatggttgtgtttttgtgtaaagtcaTGTAaatatccattttttttattacagacaCTGCAAAGTGCCATTTTGTTAGTGCAGATGAAATGGATCCATAAGACATATtctttaatttctcttttttagaaTTAAACTGCTCCCTGATGAGAGCATCAAAAATAAAGGATGTTGTATTGAGTGTTAAATGTACCTGACAATCTAATTTTTCTATTAGAAAGTTAGTGGCGATGTATCAAGAAAAAACAAGCTTGCTCCGCCACAGAACTGAACCGGCAGTAGATGGAAGTACGAGGGCTAAAGTGAATTCTAAACTGGCAAAAATTTGAATACAGTCTAATTTATTGTATGTACAAAAAATGATACGATCTCTCAACACTTGTTTagttcatacagtatattaatgaATTCATTTGACACCATCTACACGTGTGATAATGTGCATTGCAAATGTAAAGTATTATACGTGTCATATTTAATGGGTTTTACACACCTGATATAAAACGTTGTGTACATTATTGCCTACTGAAATAGAGTGTCAATTCTAAAAACATTTAAGACAAAATTATGCTATAGTACACAAGTTTAGCGCTTTGTTACTCTCCACATCTGGATAAGGAAGTATCAAGTAATTTCACCTAAAAACTGCTCCTTATATATGATCTGCTTTCTGACGATGATCTGCAACATAAACCTGCGAGCTGATATCAGTTTCTAATGAAGCTGTGGTCAGCTGCAGGCACTGATTTTCCAGAATCCTGTGAGATGTTATCAAGCAGGGATCTGTGACACACTTGATAAGATTAATGCTGAGTTAGTGAAATATTGAAGCTTGATGGCTGAGACATCTGGACTTAATTTGGATCATGTTGTTGCTGGGAATGGCAGGCGATGATGGGACGGCAGCAGGCAAATGCTACATGGCAAATACCATTTCTCGACTTTGCTAATATGTGGTAGATAAGAAGTGCCAGCTACGTTCAGCATCTTTCCAAACTGCCTTTCCCATCATCTGTCTTCCAACCCTCGCAGAAGACCGCAGGCCATCTTAATTTAAACAGCCTGATTCAGGGATTTTAATGAGGAAGAAATAAGGCACTGAGGCACATTTTGGCGGAAATGAGGGTGGATTCATGTAGGTCAGAGTCTGGTGGTAGATGCCCCTTGATAACCTTTGGTAATTTTTGCTGAGGCATTGGTAGGAGATGTTTTAGGGGGGGCAAAAAGCCCATGTGATTGCTGTGTATTTAGACACTATCTGATGGGCTCCAGAGTGGCCCATTGGTGACGTCCTATAACAAATACATGAGCACGCTTCGCAGAAGATCCTCATTGTGCTGGGATTAATTACAGCCTACCTTGCTTACATAAATTCAAAGACTGTTACCAATTATGGGGCACATTTTTGCTTTAGCTTTTCTCTGTGGTATCTGGCGTCAAACCTAACTCTGAACGGATGTTGTTGAGGTGGAACCAAGCACACACTCTCTAGTCAAAGCtcctttttttacattgtccATTGATGATGAGGTTGTTTATACTTCAACTTGAATCCCAGACCCCTTCTCTCAGATTAATAAGCTCCTCGTGAAGTAGTCTGCAAGTGATTTGCTCCAACTCTGAGTCCGAAATCACACGTCTTGCGGGAATAGAAATAATTTGCTGTTTGGGAGGGGAAACTGGAATGTGATTTCAAAACTGCTTCTTCAAAGACCAGTCAGCTCAGCCTTAaattagatatacagtatgatgtATAGACTGGCGTTAAACACAAGTTAGGCCCTCAGCAGAATGATTGGATTATATATGCCAGGTTACAAACTCTGAGATCATGCTTTTTCCAttctctgatgtttttgtcatattttttcaGGGCACATGAGGAGATGAAATAATGCAGCACACAGCAGCTTTCTGCAGATAAGGTTACAACCCTATCTCCTTATCCCAATCAGAACCAGCTCTCCCTCATACTGCACTGGAATCACTGGTGGAAAATGTACTCAAATCCTTTACTTcagttaaagtaaaaatacaaaaatgtaaaaaggcaGTTATACTACAAGTTAAAGTATTGCATTcaaaattctacttaagtaaaagtacaaaagtataatcatctaaatgtacttaaaatatGAAGGTAGAAATACTTGTTCTGTGGTAAAAACCTGTGACCATATAATTATATCTGACATTATTAGAGTGTTGATGCAATAatgtgtaagcagcattttactgCTATAGCTGGTTGAGGTGGAGCTTGTTAACTACTATATATACAGTTAAATAGTTAGGTTCTATGGTTTCCAATCTAGGGGTTGGGCCCTCCAAACTACAGTTCTGCAACACAAATTTATATTGATTTTTGTGACTTTTCCCtaatttttttggggaaatattgAATAATGTtacctctttgggctttaatcAGTCATTTAGGAAACCACCTCAGACGGAAAAATGGCTCTTTGTGGAACTGCTGAAAACTTGGCAATAAAACACAACTGGATACCAGTTTTACAAAAGGGGTGACAAGCCATTAAGGTAGGAAACCTCTGTTTTGTACTTTATAAGATTattatgtttaaatgttaaaaaaaatgtaaaatctcaATCTGACAAGTAACCCTTAACTATAGCTGTTAGATACATGTAGTAAGAAGTAACATCAAATGGAAAAGCTCATGTAAAGTGCAAGTACCTAAAAACTGTCacaagtacttgagtaaatgtaatttCCAGCGCTGACTACGTCAAGTCAAGTGAAACTTCTTTTTGAGCATTTCATTCACtgacattttgaaattttaCTAATCTTAACATGTGGAAGACAAACCTCACAGCAGGTTGGAGGAATACAAGCtcatttgtgtgtttcttaAGTGGGAAAGTTGAGCAAATGTTTATATGCAAATGCCACGAGCTGTGAAGCTGTGAATGAGAAACAAACTtttacggtgtgtgtgtgtggtgtgtgtgtgtgtgttctctttgACGTGGCAACGAAGAAAGTAAATACTTTCCTGACAGGACTGCGCTGAGATCTCCACTTATCTCACCATGAAACGTGTGTGTGAGGAAGCTCGCACATAGTTCATGTCATGAGTGTTGACTACCAGAGGAAGCATGATATGTGGCTGCAACATTCATGAGAGTCCTGCAGCTGTCTCACCAGCAATGTTGATAGGAAATTATTCCCTGACTGGTGCGTGAATCTgtctgaagaagaaaaatagacaGAGGTGCCTTGAACTGAGGGCCTGATGTAAAACATAGTCACGGGGAATGATTTATTGCATTTATACATTCTTGGGATTAagttttctcattcattttcagAGCTAGTGTTTGTCTGTCAAATACTACACTCAGACACTGGCATTACAGCATATTAGAATCAGACCATGTTCTGTTCATTGTAGCCTGAACTGCATCAGGTGTTTTACAAAAAATTCATGTAGATGTAGATGGTCAGCACAATTTGATCAGATCTGCAGGTGATGAATCTTTAATTCAATCTCATCAAAACTCTGTACATGGGACATATTGACTTTATGGATGCCAACAATCGTTATCTTGCTTGTCCCCTTCCGAAAAGATGTCACTGTGGAAATGTGTTCTGTAGAAATGTGCTACCTGGACCTCCAGCAGCAGAGAAAATATTTACCCGTCAGTCTCTCTCTTTactacatcctgctgcacacaaATACCTGTTGTCAATTCTATACACTATTACTTTCATACTTGTTTGCCAACTTGTATGCAATggtaatttttaaattaattaaccaATTACAACAGAGTCGTAATTACGTAGTTTCAGTACCACAAAATTGTGCTCATATAGCACTTCAGTAAATGGCCTTTGTTACATTCCACAGCAGGAAAAGGAAAAGTTGCACAAATCAAATTTTCACCTCATATGTGatttattgtaaagtaaatcATTCCAATAAACTAAAATATGCATAACAGTTTTCTTCTGTCCATTGTGGTTCATAAGCATGCATAGATTATTTAGACAAACTAATAGTTTTCCACCATCTATCTGTGGACACAGTGGAAGTCTGTGTGGTCGCTGGAAGCCGTTtccaatgtgtgtttttgtttttacacatggTAAACTGTTAAGTGTAAAAATCTCAGCAGCCTTGCTTTATTTCACAGTTTCAAGTGTTGTTTCGAGTAAAGGCCCATTTCTCTGTCTCAAATAACAGCAGCCCATGTCTCACATCCTTCTCAAAAGAGGCTTCTTTATAGCTATCCTGTTTTAATGAATTTGATTTAACAGACATAATCAATAAGGAATTACAGCTTTAAGTTGATTTTGAACATGTGCTTCTGATAGCCTGCAAACTACAATAAAATGTGCATGCACTGTTATCTTACTGAGCACACTTGTGTTTTGATTAAAAGACAAGGtttagttatttttcttcttcgcCAAGAGGTTATTTTCTCCAATAGTTGAGTGACTACCAGGTTTAATATATGCACAATAACCCAGCCCTTAGAGTTTCAGTGAGATAAGAATGTCACAACACAAGCGTTATGTGTTTCCTTTTCCTTGGAACAATGTTTACAGTTCAAAAGCCATAAAACTGACCACAAATGGAAAAGGCATGGCATAGCTGTAATGAGTTATCCTTGTGGAGTCACGTCTCGTAGCAGATGGACTACATGTTGATTTGAACTCTCTCATTGTTCAACACTGGGTGGCAGTAGCGCatcgttgttttttttgtctgggcTTTTATTCTCATGTCAAGTTTTCATgctaaatcttaaaaaaaaactgttgttttaCTGACATAAGACATGGATGCTGTTACTTTCCTCtatatatgtttttaatttgctATTGTGCAGATGATCAATAACCATGCAACTGTAAGGAACTTGTGTTAACCAAAAGGACAGAGTCACCATCTCTGAGAAAATCTGATGGATCAACAGATGTCAGCAGTTATTTGCAACATAgcgctaaaattactgtttg of Etheostoma spectabile isolate EspeVRDwgs_2016 chromosome 1, UIUC_Espe_1.0, whole genome shotgun sequence contains these proteins:
- the polr2m gene encoding protein GRINL1A; this encodes MSSSWTVRQGQTGDLRNQSKEELKELLLRQEKIFSNKRFLQSLPDKGKKIKEFAEKVRLAIAHNDEEERRQSLVSAARAELHFKYQQTFTLQQRVIPDTPASLNQEGQGEAAAGNAVQEMATSPVSTHVHENNILEQKNQFVSRVAAGETMEMAAAGASLNSDQTKEGDLVEALERVRLSESNTGFGSKCKDPFNSTAGDNYFLKKQIPKKPHYVSIMERTEKTSALRKPQFKPNQLPQRSDISPSGSSSPSQSSESSSSLSAEARKERDRKHLDDITAARLPLLHYSPAQLLSLDESAILLKEQAKKQQELQAKLASQKLSDGLKISMGSYTPDSGPMAAYREDHDEGSQLSSEED